A genome region from Sphingobacteriaceae bacterium GW460-11-11-14-LB5 includes the following:
- a CDS encoding helicase encodes MPTLEETSMPAEIAAKFVNYTSKHVFLTGKAGTGKTTFLRKLIKLTHKKALIVAPTGIAAINASGVTIHSLFQLPFGSFFPDAAGGLINENINFNFNTPKTLVKHLNMQGNKRRMLQELELLVIDEVSMLRADMLDAIDFALRYVRRNRNLPFGGVQLLFIGDLHQLPPVVKNDEWRIMAKFYKSIYFFDALALQDNPPVYIELDKIYRQDDSVFIDLLNNLRNNKITTEDTALLRQHFKQDFKPAADENYITLTTHNNKADSINRERLAQLKSKSYFFEAKIQGEFNEYAYPNDKSLELKVGAQVMFIKNDMTAEKRYYNGKIGVVHHIEKDIIEIELPEDRTVIEISRYTWENVKYKLDEASNEIKENVAGSFIQYPIKLAWAITVHKSQGLTFDKAIIDVGDAFAPGQAYVALSRLRSLKGLVLTSHLRDSGLQQDQNVHYFSKTKQPSEVLNEQISIESYTFIRSYLLAAFDLNLIRYYLKEHRQTFDKSEKSAKQKHEDWTDTIYTDFQKITATADTFVNQLKNLFAQQTEHTLFNVSKRVEAALKYFNPLVKEISDRFLAQIEVIKEEKQIKTYVTELLELEILVYEQLKKMHKSKALLQALIAGKEFSKADTDALLNTVERNNQLQKAIQLKGETLKVKSAAEKKKKEPKTDTKLVSFELYEQGKTIDEIAKERGFSAGTIEGHLAYYVSTQQLDVTKLVKANKIRNISDAVESQKTKSMATIREFLGKDYSFGEIKLVLASLFPSEE; translated from the coding sequence ATGCCCACTTTAGAAGAAACTTCTATGCCTGCAGAAATTGCGGCTAAATTTGTTAATTATACCTCGAAACACGTTTTTTTGACTGGAAAAGCAGGTACAGGTAAAACAACTTTCTTACGGAAACTGATTAAACTTACACATAAAAAAGCCTTAATTGTGGCACCAACCGGTATCGCTGCAATCAATGCATCGGGGGTAACGATCCATTCGCTTTTCCAACTTCCATTCGGTTCTTTCTTCCCAGATGCTGCCGGAGGCTTGATCAATGAAAATATCAATTTCAACTTCAATACGCCAAAAACTTTAGTAAAACATTTAAACATGCAGGGCAATAAACGCCGCATGTTGCAGGAACTGGAGTTGCTGGTCATCGACGAGGTGAGTATGTTGCGGGCCGATATGCTCGATGCCATCGATTTTGCTTTACGTTATGTACGCCGGAACAGAAATCTTCCGTTCGGCGGGGTACAGTTGTTGTTTATCGGCGATTTGCACCAGTTACCGCCTGTAGTCAAAAACGATGAGTGGCGCATCATGGCCAAATTTTATAAGAGCATTTATTTTTTCGATGCCCTGGCCCTGCAGGACAATCCACCAGTTTATATCGAACTGGATAAAATTTACCGTCAGGATGATTCGGTATTTATCGATCTGCTGAACAACCTTCGGAACAATAAAATTACGACTGAAGATACCGCTTTACTGAGACAGCATTTTAAGCAAGATTTTAAACCTGCGGCCGATGAAAACTACATCACATTAACCACGCACAACAATAAGGCAGATAGCATTAACCGCGAAAGACTAGCCCAGCTGAAAAGTAAATCTTACTTTTTTGAAGCAAAAATTCAGGGCGAATTTAATGAATACGCTTACCCGAATGATAAAAGTTTAGAGCTAAAGGTTGGTGCACAAGTGATGTTCATTAAAAATGATATGACAGCCGAGAAAAGGTACTACAATGGCAAAATCGGCGTGGTACATCATATCGAGAAAGATATCATTGAAATTGAACTCCCTGAGGATAGGACAGTCATAGAGATTTCCCGTTATACCTGGGAAAACGTAAAATATAAGCTGGATGAAGCAAGCAACGAGATTAAGGAAAATGTAGCTGGTTCATTTATTCAATATCCTATTAAACTAGCCTGGGCGATAACCGTACATAAAAGCCAGGGTTTAACCTTTGATAAAGCCATTATAGATGTTGGTGATGCTTTTGCGCCAGGTCAGGCTTATGTGGCCTTATCGCGCTTACGCTCATTAAAAGGTTTGGTTTTAACTTCTCACCTGCGCGATAGTGGTTTACAACAAGATCAGAATGTGCATTATTTTTCTAAAACGAAGCAGCCATCAGAAGTACTGAACGAACAGATCAGTATAGAAAGTTATACTTTTATCCGCAGTTACCTGCTTGCTGCATTTGATCTGAATCTGATCCGCTACTATTTAAAAGAGCACCGTCAGACGTTTGATAAAAGTGAAAAATCGGCCAAGCAGAAACATGAAGATTGGACCGATACTATTTATACCGACTTTCAAAAAATAACGGCAACAGCGGATACATTTGTGAATCAGCTGAAAAATCTCTTCGCACAGCAAACCGAACATACTTTATTTAATGTATCGAAAAGGGTAGAGGCTGCTTTAAAATATTTTAATCCGCTGGTTAAGGAGATTTCAGATCGTTTTTTGGCTCAAATTGAAGTGATAAAGGAAGAAAAGCAAATTAAAACTTATGTTACCGAACTGTTAGAACTCGAAATTCTGGTATATGAGCAATTGAAAAAAATGCATAAAAGCAAAGCCTTGTTGCAGGCACTCATTGCAGGGAAAGAGTTTAGCAAAGCCGATACCGATGCATTGTTAAATACAGTTGAAAGAAATAATCAGCTCCAAAAGGCAATCCAGTTAAAAGGCGAAACACTTAAAGTAAAGTCAGCAGCTGAGAAAAAGAAAAAAGAGCCAAAAACCGACACCAAGCTGGTCAGCTTTGAGCTTTACGAGCAGGGCAAAACCATTGATGAAATTGCAAAAGAACGTGGTTTTTCTGCCGGTACTATTGAGGGCCACCTGGCTTATTATGTTTCAACCCAACAATTGGATGTAACCAAACTGGTAAAGGCAAATAAGATCAGAAATATCAGTGATGCGGTGGAGAGCCAGAAAACAAAATCAATGGCTACAATAAGGGAGTTTTTGGGGAAAGATTATTCTTTCGGAGAGATTAAACTGGTGCTGGCATCGTTGTTTCCATCAGAAGAATAG
- a CDS encoding iron-sulfur cluster-binding protein, producing the protein MNIAEEFLEKSDEKAFDLPHRKTINYNIGKYNAAVERGLSKFENLEASKKKAHVIKWRVMENLDKFLPEFESNFQRRGGKVIWANDAEEAQQEILNIIKRNNGKTVIKSKSMTTEEIHLNDFLEKNNIESLESDLGEYIVQLLGQAPYHIVTPAMHLSATDIAQLFHDKFGTPIDATPPQLVQKARELLRDKYLNADIGISGGNFLIADTGSIALTENEGNARLSTTFPKIHIAIVGIEKVIPSIADLDLFWPLLASHGTGQNLTVYNTILSGPRQPNETDGPEEMYVILLDNGRTNLLAQKDQRQGLYCIRCGACLNACPVYKNIGGHTYNTTYSGPIGSVITPHLKGMEEFKHLSYASSLCGKCSEVCPVKIDIHKMLLLNRRDAAAGHENGKKEEIGWSMFSRMMQKRKWMDFFGGKFKNFMLKRFFKKSWGKYREMPKVADKSFAKQWEEMKKSKES; encoded by the coding sequence ATGAATATTGCCGAGGAATTTTTAGAGAAATCTGACGAGAAAGCTTTCGATCTACCGCATCGTAAAACCATAAATTATAATATTGGTAAATATAATGCAGCTGTTGAACGCGGTTTATCAAAATTCGAAAATTTAGAGGCATCTAAAAAAAAGGCACACGTAATTAAATGGCGTGTAATGGAAAACCTCGATAAATTCCTGCCAGAGTTCGAATCAAATTTCCAACGGCGTGGCGGTAAGGTAATCTGGGCAAATGATGCCGAAGAAGCTCAGCAGGAAATCCTCAATATCATCAAAAGAAACAACGGTAAAACGGTTATCAAATCAAAATCGATGACTACCGAGGAAATCCACTTAAACGATTTTCTGGAAAAGAACAACATCGAATCTTTAGAAAGTGATCTGGGCGAGTACATTGTTCAATTGCTTGGTCAGGCGCCATATCATATTGTTACCCCGGCCATGCACCTGAGTGCAACAGATATCGCCCAATTGTTTCACGATAAATTTGGCACACCTATCGATGCTACGCCTCCGCAGCTGGTACAAAAAGCAAGAGAATTACTCCGCGATAAATACCTGAATGCCGATATCGGTATTAGCGGCGGGAATTTTTTAATTGCTGATACGGGAAGTATTGCCTTAACCGAAAATGAAGGCAATGCACGTTTAAGCACCACATTTCCTAAAATCCATATTGCGATAGTAGGCATCGAAAAGGTAATTCCTTCTATTGCCGACCTGGATCTGTTCTGGCCTTTACTGGCATCGCACGGCACCGGGCAAAACTTAACGGTTTACAACACCATTTTAAGTGGTCCTCGCCAGCCCAATGAAACCGATGGGCCGGAAGAAATGTATGTGATTTTACTGGATAATGGGCGTACCAATTTATTAGCCCAAAAAGACCAGCGCCAAGGCTTATACTGTATTCGTTGTGGTGCATGTTTAAATGCTTGTCCGGTTTATAAAAATATTGGTGGCCATACTTATAATACAACCTATAGTGGGCCAATCGGTTCGGTTATCACCCCGCATTTAAAGGGTATGGAGGAGTTTAAACATTTAAGCTATGCATCCAGCCTTTGTGGCAAATGCTCGGAAGTATGCCCGGTAAAAATCGATATTCATAAAATGCTCTTACTTAACCGTAGAGATGCTGCTGCAGGGCACGAAAATGGCAAAAAGGAGGAAATTGGCTGGAGCATGTTCAGCAGAATGATGCAAAAACGCAAATGGATGGATTTCTTTGGTGGGAAGTTTAAAAACTTTATGCTCAAAAGGTTCTTCAAGAAGAGCTGGGGTAAATACCGGGAGATGCCTAAAGTTGCCGATAAATCTTTTGCTAAACAATGGGAAGAAATGAAAAAAAGTAAGGAATCTTAA
- a CDS encoding ribose 5-phosphate isomerase B, protein MSDTKIKIAIGADHAGFEYKEILKDFLQDYEVKDFGTYSENSVDYPDFAHPVASAVENGEFTYGILLCGSANGVAITANKHQQIRAGLCWENEVASLVRKHNNANILCIPARFVSAEQAKEITTTFLSTEFEGGRHQNRVEKISC, encoded by the coding sequence ATGTCTGATACAAAAATTAAAATTGCTATTGGAGCGGATCACGCCGGGTTTGAATACAAAGAAATATTAAAAGATTTTTTACAGGATTACGAAGTAAAAGATTTTGGTACATACTCAGAGAATTCTGTTGATTATCCGGATTTTGCCCATCCGGTGGCCTCTGCAGTAGAAAACGGAGAATTTACTTACGGAATTTTACTTTGTGGATCAGCCAACGGTGTAGCCATTACGGCTAACAAACATCAGCAGATCAGGGCAGGTTTATGCTGGGAAAATGAAGTTGCTTCATTAGTGCGTAAGCACAATAACGCAAACATTTTATGTATCCCGGCAAGATTTGTTTCAGCAGAACAAGCCAAAGAGATTACCACAACTTTTTTAAGCACTGAATTTGAGGGCGGCCGTCACCAGAACAGGGTTGAAAAAATTTCGTGTTAA
- a CDS encoding dehydrogenase gives MQFKRGDKDDKFLLNLYRRLLYPRMVEDKMLKLLRQGRIGKWFSGIGQEAIAVGSTLAMQSDEYILPMHRNLGVFTSRDIPLKKLMAQWQGKITGFSKGRDRSFHFGTQEYKIIGMISHLGPQMALADGIALADVLRNQPHATLVYTGEGATSEGDFHEAVNVAAVWNLPVIFLIENNGYGLSTPKSEQFRCKNLVDKAIGYGVEGIQIDGNNILEVYDTINQLAMEIRKDPRPVLVECLTFRMRGHEEASGTKYVPQELFDEWEKKDPLNNYEAYLIEQGVLTPDTVIDIKIQVKRDIELEIEEAFNEDEPIANADQEETDMYFPYRQQVIQPDESSTEKRYLDAITDGLDLAMQKYPNLVLMGQDIADYGGAFKITDGFTAKYGRGRVRNTPICESAIVGAGLGLSINGYKAVVEMQFADFVTVGFNQIVNNLAKTHYRWGEKADVVVRMPTGAGTGAGPFHSQSNEAWFTKTPGLKIVYPAFPEDAKGLLLAAIEDPNPVLYFEHKYLYRSLSAPVPDGYYTTEIGKAVRLAEGDKFTIITYGLGVHWALDYMEQYPESGATLIDLRTLQPWDKETVSAAVKATGRVLILHEDTLTNGFGAELSAWIGEHCFAYLDAPVMRCASLDTAIPMSKILEEDFLAKARLAETIDKLLKY, from the coding sequence ATGCAATTTAAAAGAGGTGATAAAGACGACAAGTTCTTACTGAACTTATACAGAAGATTACTTTACCCTCGGATGGTTGAAGATAAAATGCTCAAGCTTTTGCGTCAGGGCAGAATTGGTAAATGGTTTTCGGGCATTGGCCAGGAAGCCATTGCAGTGGGCAGCACTTTAGCCATGCAAAGTGATGAGTACATTTTACCCATGCACCGCAATTTGGGTGTTTTCACTTCACGTGATATTCCTTTAAAAAAATTAATGGCTCAATGGCAAGGCAAAATTACCGGTTTTAGCAAAGGCCGCGACCGCTCCTTTCATTTCGGTACGCAAGAATATAAAATCATCGGGATGATATCCCACCTGGGTCCGCAGATGGCCTTAGCCGATGGCATCGCGCTGGCGGATGTTTTACGCAACCAGCCCCACGCTACTTTGGTTTATACCGGAGAAGGCGCAACCAGCGAAGGCGATTTTCATGAGGCGGTAAATGTTGCCGCAGTTTGGAATCTTCCCGTTATTTTTCTAATTGAGAATAACGGATACGGCCTTTCCACTCCAAAATCAGAGCAGTTCAGATGCAAAAACCTGGTGGATAAAGCCATTGGTTATGGCGTAGAGGGCATACAGATCGACGGGAATAATATTTTAGAAGTTTACGATACCATCAACCAACTGGCTATGGAAATCAGAAAAGATCCAAGGCCGGTTTTGGTAGAATGCCTTACTTTTCGAATGCGTGGACATGAAGAAGCATCAGGTACTAAATATGTTCCGCAAGAATTATTTGATGAATGGGAAAAGAAGGATCCGTTGAATAATTATGAAGCGTATTTAATTGAGCAGGGTGTTTTAACACCGGATACCGTTATCGACATCAAAATCCAAGTAAAAAGAGATATAGAGCTGGAAATTGAAGAAGCTTTTAACGAGGATGAGCCGATAGCTAATGCTGATCAGGAAGAGACCGATATGTATTTCCCATACAGGCAGCAGGTTATTCAGCCCGATGAATCTTCAACTGAAAAAAGATACCTGGATGCGATAACAGATGGACTGGACCTGGCCATGCAAAAGTATCCTAATCTGGTTTTAATGGGACAAGACATTGCTGATTATGGTGGGGCTTTTAAAATTACAGATGGTTTTACAGCCAAATATGGCAGAGGCAGAGTGCGCAATACCCCAATTTGCGAATCGGCCATTGTCGGTGCAGGTTTAGGCCTGTCTATAAATGGTTATAAAGCAGTTGTAGAAATGCAATTCGCCGATTTTGTAACTGTAGGCTTTAATCAGATTGTGAATAACCTGGCCAAAACACATTACCGCTGGGGCGAAAAAGCTGATGTGGTGGTGCGTATGCCTACAGGTGCCGGAACAGGTGCTGGTCCATTCCACTCACAAAGCAATGAAGCCTGGTTTACCAAAACACCAGGGTTGAAAATCGTTTATCCAGCTTTCCCCGAAGATGCGAAAGGTTTACTGCTTGCTGCAATCGAAGATCCAAATCCAGTGCTCTACTTTGAGCATAAATACCTTTACAGAAGTTTAAGCGCTCCTGTTCCTGATGGTTATTATACGACAGAAATTGGTAAAGCCGTTAGGCTTGCTGAAGGAGATAAATTCACGATTATTACTTACGGACTGGGCGTACACTGGGCTTTAGATTATATGGAGCAATATCCGGAAAGTGGTGCTACATTAATTGACCTACGTACATTACAGCCCTGGGATAAGGAAACTGTAAGCGCAGCAGTTAAAGCAACCGGAAGGGTTTTAATTTTGCATGAGGATACCTTAACAAATGGTTTTGGGGCCGAGCTATCTGCCTGGATTGGCGAACACTGTTTCGCTTATCTGGATGCTCCTGTAATGCGCTGTGCGAGCTTAGATACCGCCATTCCAATGAGTAAAATATTAGAAGAAGATTTTCTAGCTAAAGCAAGACTAGCCGAAACGATTGATAAATTATTGAAATATTGA
- a CDS encoding peptidase produces the protein MNKKFLTLGLVSLVTASCFSQVKPLIPNKDAIKFSKAISPENAYKHLSVLASDEYEGRETGTKGAWMAADYIRDYFKSLGLKAPVNGSYFQKIDLVNVTLKESQVTVNGQPKEYQKDYLVSPSLISDQGFTFSANELVFIGYGLKKDNYNDFSGTDIKGKVVIMFNGGDPTIKPGTRIDRAAYRATLEARAKYFAENNVKAIILIDPAVDRITENTKQTLKNGKVMVKTNAAIEAQKQNDIPRISISVALANELLKASNTTVADLQKKIVDSQAPASQVLNVPFSASAAKTETPVRCENVLGYLEGSDPVLKKEVLILTGHYDHIGLETDPNAKDKVNNGADDDGSGTTGVLLMAKAFTDAKKAGKGSKRSILFMTVVGEEKGLWGSEWYSEHPVFPVENTIADLNTDMIGRTGEEYLGKADSANYIYSVGSKMLSSDLANISEQVNATYTKMKLDYKYDDPKDPEQIYYRSDHYNFAKLGIPIIFYYDGMLQQDYHKPGDEVSKINFPLLAKRAKLTYFTAWELANRAKRPAVDMDGKGNPKK, from the coding sequence ATGAACAAAAAATTTTTAACCCTTGGCCTGGTATCGCTTGTTACCGCAAGTTGCTTTAGCCAGGTAAAGCCCCTTATACCGAATAAGGATGCTATAAAATTCAGTAAGGCCATTAGTCCTGAAAATGCATACAAACATCTTTCAGTACTGGCTTCAGATGAATACGAAGGCCGTGAAACGGGAACAAAAGGCGCCTGGATGGCTGCTGATTATATCCGCGATTATTTCAAATCTTTGGGTTTAAAAGCACCAGTAAATGGCAGTTATTTCCAAAAAATTGATTTGGTTAACGTTACATTGAAAGAAAGTCAGGTAACAGTAAATGGTCAGCCTAAAGAATACCAGAAAGATTATTTAGTATCACCCAGCTTAATCAGCGATCAAGGTTTTACTTTCTCGGCCAACGAACTTGTATTTATTGGTTATGGTTTAAAAAAAGACAACTATAACGATTTTTCAGGCACCGATATTAAAGGGAAAGTGGTTATCATGTTCAATGGTGGAGACCCAACCATAAAACCGGGTACAAGAATTGATAGAGCAGCTTACCGTGCAACACTTGAGGCAAGGGCAAAATATTTTGCAGAAAACAATGTTAAAGCCATTATTCTGATCGATCCGGCAGTGGATAGAATAACCGAAAACACGAAACAAACCCTTAAAAATGGTAAGGTAATGGTGAAAACCAATGCCGCTATCGAAGCGCAAAAGCAAAACGACATTCCACGAATCTCGATATCGGTTGCTTTAGCCAACGAATTGTTAAAGGCATCGAATACTACCGTTGCAGACCTACAAAAGAAAATAGTAGATAGCCAGGCTCCTGCCTCACAGGTATTGAATGTACCTTTCTCTGCTAGTGCAGCCAAAACAGAAACACCAGTTAGATGTGAAAACGTACTGGGTTATTTAGAAGGTTCTGATCCGGTACTTAAAAAAGAAGTATTGATCTTAACCGGCCATTACGACCACATTGGACTAGAAACAGATCCGAATGCTAAAGATAAAGTAAACAACGGAGCGGATGATGATGGATCAGGAACTACCGGCGTTTTATTAATGGCAAAAGCATTTACAGATGCTAAAAAAGCTGGAAAAGGTTCTAAACGCAGCATCCTTTTCATGACGGTTGTTGGTGAAGAAAAAGGTCTTTGGGGCTCTGAATGGTATTCGGAGCATCCGGTTTTCCCTGTCGAAAATACTATTGCTGATTTAAATACCGATATGATTGGCCGTACAGGTGAAGAATATTTAGGCAAAGCAGATTCAGCAAACTACATTTATTCGGTAGGTTCGAAAATGTTGAGCAGCGATTTAGCCAACATCAGCGAGCAGGTTAACGCAACCTATACCAAAATGAAACTGGATTATAAATACGATGATCCAAAAGATCCTGAGCAAATTTATTACCGTTCAGATCATTACAACTTCGCGAAATTAGGCATTCCGATCATCTTCTATTACGATGGAATGTTGCAACAAGATTACCACAAACCTGGTGATGAAGTAAGTAAAATCAACTTCCCGCTTCTGGCGAAAAGAGCAAAATTAACTTACTTTACCGCATGGGAATTAGCCAACAGAGCTAAACGTCCCGCAGTAGATATGGATGGAAAAGGTAATCCAAAGAAATAA
- a CDS encoding sprT domain-containing protein gives MPEPAAPLIAKWIDYFQCEFKIAKTRSTKLGDYRHPYQGKGHRISVNFNLNHYAFLVTTVHEFAHLLTWNDFKNKVKPHGSEWKKNFQRMMVPFFDMNIFPDDIHRAIDNYMSNPAASSCSDLHLSRALKKYDSNKTETLHLEQLPINTTFKIKDGRRFTKGERIRKRYRCICLDDKRLYLFNPLAEVLVVE, from the coding sequence ATGCCCGAGCCAGCGGCACCGCTAATTGCAAAGTGGATAGATTATTTTCAGTGTGAATTTAAAATTGCCAAAACCCGTTCTACAAAACTAGGCGATTACCGTCATCCTTATCAAGGTAAAGGCCATCGCATTTCGGTGAATTTTAACCTCAACCATTACGCTTTTCTGGTTACTACCGTACATGAGTTTGCCCATTTACTCACCTGGAACGATTTCAAGAATAAAGTAAAACCACATGGCTCAGAGTGGAAGAAGAATTTCCAGCGCATGATGGTTCCTTTTTTTGACATGAATATCTTTCCTGATGATATCCATAGAGCGATTGATAACTATATGTCTAACCCGGCGGCTTCAAGTTGTTCCGATCTGCATTTATCGCGTGCTTTAAAAAAATACGATAGCAATAAAACCGAGACTTTACATTTAGAACAATTGCCCATTAATACCACTTTTAAAATCAAAGATGGCCGGCGCTTTACCAAAGGCGAAAGAATCAGGAAACGGTATCGTTGTATTTGTTTGGATGATAAACGATTGTATTTGTTTAACCCTTTAGCCGAGGTTCTTGTGGTGGAATAA
- a CDS encoding adenine deaminase: MGNFKVEGNIINITKRNIFFGEVAVEDGKIKSITKISEQKEGAHFISPGFIDSHVHIESSMLIPSEFARLAVVHGIVSTISDPHEIANVCGMEGVEFMIENGNTVPFKFNFGAPSCVPATVFETAGAELNHDDVKALLERPEIKYLSEMMNFPGVLYKDEEVLKKIAAAHQLGKPVDGHAPGLRGDAVQQYINAGISTDHECFTAEEALDKLQRGMKILIREGSAAKNFEALIDLLNDWPEMMMFCSDDKHPDSLVENHINQLCARAVEKGIDIFHILKAACINPILHYKLDVGSLQINDDADFIVLEDLKNFKVKQTYINGLLLAENGKTIGNWVKHVEDRESVNHFDCSLKKVEDFTYPFTGQKEIPVIEALDGQLITNRLSAKPKVLNQNIISDLENDVLKMVVVNRYHDAPIAISFVKNFGLKQGAIASSVAHDSHNIIALGADDKSICEAVNLVIAATGGVVALGNGKKEVLALPVAGLMSNHNGYEVAKSYTSIDQFAKDLGSTLLAPFMTLSFMALLVIPHLKLSDKGLFDGDEFKFV; encoded by the coding sequence ATGGGCAATTTCAAAGTCGAAGGGAATATCATCAACATCACCAAGCGGAATATTTTCTTTGGCGAAGTAGCCGTTGAAGATGGAAAAATAAAATCAATCACCAAAATTTCTGAACAGAAAGAAGGAGCGCATTTTATCTCCCCAGGCTTTATCGATAGCCATGTGCATATCGAAAGCAGCATGTTAATTCCAAGTGAATTTGCGCGGTTGGCGGTTGTTCATGGAATAGTATCAACCATTAGCGATCCGCACGAAATTGCCAATGTTTGTGGGATGGAAGGTGTGGAATTTATGATTGAAAATGGCAATACCGTTCCTTTTAAATTTAATTTTGGGGCGCCAAGCTGCGTTCCGGCTACGGTTTTCGAAACGGCTGGCGCTGAATTAAATCACGATGATGTAAAGGCACTTTTAGAACGTCCGGAAATAAAATACCTCAGCGAAATGATGAATTTCCCAGGTGTGCTTTATAAAGATGAAGAAGTTTTAAAAAAGATTGCCGCTGCGCACCAGTTGGGAAAACCTGTTGACGGACATGCCCCAGGCTTACGCGGTGATGCGGTTCAACAATACATTAATGCCGGAATTTCTACCGATCACGAATGTTTTACTGCAGAAGAGGCACTGGATAAATTGCAACGTGGCATGAAAATCCTGATCCGCGAAGGAAGCGCCGCCAAAAATTTCGAAGCACTGATCGATCTGCTGAACGACTGGCCAGAAATGATGATGTTCTGCAGCGATGATAAACATCCTGATAGTTTAGTTGAAAATCATATTAATCAGCTTTGCGCAAGGGCAGTAGAAAAAGGAATCGACATATTCCATATCCTTAAAGCAGCCTGCATTAACCCTATCCTACACTATAAATTGGATGTTGGTTCACTCCAGATCAATGATGATGCTGATTTTATTGTACTTGAAGATTTAAAAAACTTCAAGGTAAAACAAACCTATATCAATGGGTTATTGCTTGCCGAAAATGGAAAAACAATAGGTAATTGGGTAAAACATGTCGAGGATCGCGAGTCGGTAAACCACTTCGACTGCAGTTTGAAAAAGGTAGAAGATTTTACATATCCATTTACCGGACAAAAAGAAATCCCTGTTATTGAAGCATTAGACGGGCAATTGATTACCAACAGGTTATCGGCCAAACCAAAAGTTTTAAATCAAAATATCATTAGTGATCTGGAAAACGATGTCTTGAAAATGGTAGTGGTAAACCGTTATCACGATGCACCTATTGCAATATCCTTTGTAAAAAACTTTGGCTTAAAACAGGGTGCCATTGCATCAAGTGTTGCCCATGATAGTCATAACATTATTGCCCTTGGTGCCGATGATAAAAGTATCTGCGAAGCCGTAAATCTGGTAATTGCAGCAACTGGTGGTGTAGTGGCATTGGGCAATGGGAAAAAAGAAGTTCTGGCCTTACCGGTAGCAGGCTTGATGAGCAATCATAATGGCTACGAGGTTGCAAAAAGTTATACCTCCATAGATCAGTTTGCAAAGGACCTGGGTTCTACCCTACTTGCACCTTTCATGACGCTTTCTTTTATGGCTTTATTGGTGATCCCTCACTTAAAATTGAGTGATAAGGGCTTATTTGATGGGGATGAGTTTAAGTTTGTTTAA
- a CDS encoding twin-arginine translocase subunit TatC has protein sequence MSDTKKTSLTKAIGQKSTTLEAEMSFFDHLDVLRKHLIRAVIAIAVFTGIAFYFNEEILDKIIFGPKKPDFWTYRMMCKLVEHFPSLGKDMCITKINGEIINTEMAGQFNLQLNVCVMCGIVVGFPYLLWEIWRFIKPALHENERKSASGFVFFASVLFIVGIFFGYFVVCPLSVNFLTGYTVSAEIKNTFTVDSYLSSVATLTLGTGIIFELPVIIFVLSKLGLMTPKLMRSSRRYAAVIILIIAAIVTPTPDIMTMLIVATPLFLLYELSIFVSAYIEKKKKKADAAFYAN, from the coding sequence ATGAGCGACACTAAAAAAACTTCACTTACAAAAGCTATCGGGCAAAAGAGCACCACCTTAGAGGCAGAAATGTCTTTTTTCGATCACCTGGATGTTCTCCGTAAACATTTAATCAGAGCCGTAATTGCCATTGCCGTTTTTACGGGTATCGCTTTTTACTTCAATGAAGAAATTCTGGATAAAATAATCTTCGGACCTAAAAAACCAGATTTCTGGACCTACCGCATGATGTGTAAACTGGTGGAGCATTTTCCATCATTGGGTAAGGATATGTGTATCACCAAAATTAATGGTGAAATTATTAATACCGAGATGGCTGGACAATTTAACCTCCAGCTTAATGTTTGTGTAATGTGCGGTATTGTGGTTGGTTTTCCTTATTTATTATGGGAAATCTGGCGTTTTATTAAACCAGCCTTACACGAAAATGAACGCAAATCGGCCAGTGGTTTTGTATTCTTCGCATCGGTACTTTTCATTGTTGGTATCTTTTTCGGATACTTTGTGGTATGCCCATTGTCAGTTAACTTTTTAACGGGTTATACGGTAAGTGCCGAAATCAAAAATACATTCACAGTAGATTCCTATCTATCATCTGTTGCCACTTTAACTTTAGGTACAGGGATTATCTTCGAACTTCCGGTTATTATTTTCGTTTTGTCGAAACTTGGGTTGATGACACCAAAGCTGATGAGATCAAGCAGAAGATATGCCGCGGTAATTATTCTGATTATTGCTGCTATCGTTACGCCAACACCTGATATTATGACGATGCTGATTGTAGCTACGCCATTGTTCTTACTTTATGAGCTGAGTATTTTTGTTTCGGCCTATATAGAAAAAAAGAAGAAAAAGGCTGATGCTGCTTTCTATGCTAACTAA